The Microbacterium horticulturae genome has a window encoding:
- a CDS encoding acylphosphatase, giving the protein MRRVHVIVSGEVQGVGYRYTMRMEADEAGVSGWVRNRRDGTVEAEVEGTDEQVDRILAWMAEGPPGSRVTGAEVRDAAPTGEHGFEVRATA; this is encoded by the coding sequence ATGCGACGGGTGCATGTGATCGTCTCGGGCGAGGTCCAGGGCGTCGGCTACCGCTACACGATGCGCATGGAGGCCGACGAGGCCGGCGTGAGCGGCTGGGTGCGCAACCGCCGCGACGGCACGGTCGAGGCCGAGGTCGAGGGCACCGACGAGCAGGTCGACCGGATCTTGGCCTGGATGGCCGAGGGTCCGCCCGGCTCGCGGGTGACCGGAGCGGAGGTGCGGGATGCCGCACCCACCGGCGAGCACGGCTTCGAGGTGCGCGCCACGGCGTGA
- a CDS encoding LysE/ArgO family amino acid transporter, with product MLSPVLAGLGLGLSLIIAIGAQNMFVLRQGLRREHILAVVLICTASDATLILLGVSGLGLALQALPWLVDAVRWVGAAFLLTYAVLAARRAIRPTGEALHAASSSPAASPADGTVATATRTALPVVLACLALTWLNPHVYLDTVFLLGTVANTHGDARWWFALGAACASALWFFGLGFGARLLGPWLATPRAWRIVDCAIAVIMAALAVNLALGA from the coding sequence GTGCTCAGCCCCGTTCTCGCCGGTCTTGGACTCGGCCTGTCGCTCATCATCGCCATCGGCGCGCAGAACATGTTCGTGCTGCGCCAGGGGCTGCGTCGCGAGCACATCCTGGCCGTCGTGCTCATCTGCACGGCGTCGGACGCCACGCTGATCCTGCTCGGCGTCTCGGGCCTCGGGCTCGCACTGCAGGCGCTGCCATGGCTCGTCGACGCCGTGCGCTGGGTGGGAGCAGCGTTCCTGCTCACCTACGCCGTGCTGGCCGCACGCCGCGCGATACGCCCGACCGGCGAGGCCCTGCACGCCGCGTCATCGTCGCCTGCGGCATCCCCCGCCGACGGCACCGTCGCGACGGCGACCCGCACCGCGCTCCCGGTGGTTCTCGCCTGCCTGGCGCTGACCTGGCTCAACCCGCATGTGTACCTCGACACGGTGTTTCTGCTCGGCACCGTCGCGAACACGCACGGCGACGCTCGCTGGTGGTTCGCGCTCGGCGCCGCCTGCGCCAGCGCGCTCTGGTTCTTCGGCCTGGGATTCGGCGCGCGCCTGCTCGGCCCGTGGCTGGCGACGCCGCGCGCGTGGCGCATCGTCGACTGCGCGATCGCCGTGATCATGGCGGCACTCGCGGTGAACCTCGCGCTGGGCGCCTGA
- a CDS encoding LysR family transcriptional regulator ArgP — translation MRIPFELAETLAVIVDEGTLDAAARRLHVTPSAVSQRVKALEEQLGQVVLIRAKPARATPTGDAIVRLARQLALLEHDALAGLGDDAARTSIPLAVNADSLTTWFLDPLARLMQRHPVVFDLHRDDQDFTAGLLESGAVMGAVTSRSQPVAGCRVEPLGAMRYEAVATPGYVQTWLSDGLTSEAMAEAPVVYFDRRDELQSTWLRTQGLAAAAPRQYIPASSDFARAVFLGMGWGLLPGFQSDEGLADGSLVRLGGEPVDVPLHWQQWNLRSPLLDAVAAEVISEGRRVLRRLPAGG, via the coding sequence ATGCGTATCCCGTTCGAGCTCGCCGAGACCCTCGCCGTGATCGTGGACGAGGGAACGCTGGATGCTGCGGCCCGCCGCCTGCACGTCACTCCCAGCGCCGTCAGTCAACGCGTGAAGGCGCTTGAAGAGCAGCTCGGTCAGGTCGTGCTCATCCGCGCCAAACCCGCGCGGGCGACGCCGACGGGTGACGCCATCGTGCGCCTTGCGCGTCAGCTCGCACTGCTCGAGCACGATGCGCTCGCCGGTCTCGGTGACGATGCGGCGCGCACGAGCATCCCGCTCGCCGTCAACGCCGATTCGCTGACGACGTGGTTCCTCGATCCGCTCGCGCGGCTCATGCAGCGGCATCCCGTCGTCTTCGACCTGCACCGCGATGACCAGGACTTCACCGCGGGCCTGCTCGAGAGCGGCGCGGTCATGGGCGCGGTCACCTCACGGTCGCAGCCGGTAGCCGGATGTCGCGTCGAGCCGCTGGGGGCGATGCGGTATGAGGCGGTCGCGACGCCCGGTTACGTGCAGACCTGGCTGAGCGACGGGCTCACATCGGAGGCGATGGCCGAGGCGCCGGTCGTCTACTTCGATCGGCGCGACGAGCTGCAGTCGACCTGGCTGCGGACACAGGGCTTGGCGGCCGCGGCGCCGAGGCAGTACATCCCGGCATCGAGCGACTTCGCGCGGGCCGTGTTCCTGGGCATGGGCTGGGGGCTGCTGCCCGGCTTTCAATCCGACGAGGGGCTGGCCGACGGGTCGCTCGTACGACTGGGCGGCGAGCCGGTCGACGTGCCGCTGCACTGGCAGCAGTGGAATCTGCGGTCACCGCTGCTCGATGCCGTCGCGGCCGAGGTGATCAGCGAGGGTCGTCGGGTGCTGCGTCGTCTTCCCGCGGGCGGATGA
- a CDS encoding MarR family winged helix-turn-helix transcriptional regulator, producing the protein MISPSRSEATPDGAASGQDPRHDAVRDMEGAFSLLFTQLRRSYAEAAEGVSPGLLPGTFKVFTVIDQIGPVSASTLAERLNTDKGGISRAVTELEGLGLIERELDPDDARIRLISVTPLGSERLQTVRFPFVDRLEQATNGWSLESMERLSGLVRALASTIIRPREDDAAPDDPR; encoded by the coding sequence ATGATCAGCCCCTCCCGCTCCGAGGCGACGCCCGACGGCGCCGCCTCGGGGCAGGATCCCCGCCATGACGCCGTCCGCGACATGGAAGGCGCGTTCTCGCTGCTGTTCACACAGCTGCGCAGATCGTATGCGGAGGCCGCGGAAGGCGTCAGCCCCGGCCTGCTGCCCGGAACCTTCAAGGTGTTCACGGTCATCGACCAGATCGGCCCGGTGAGCGCCTCCACGCTCGCCGAGCGCCTGAACACCGACAAGGGCGGCATCAGCCGCGCGGTCACCGAGTTGGAGGGCCTCGGGCTCATCGAGCGTGAGCTCGACCCCGACGATGCCCGCATCCGCCTGATCTCGGTCACCCCGCTGGGCAGCGAGCGCCTTCAGACCGTCCGCTTCCCGTTCGTCGACCGACTCGAGCAAGCGACGAACGGGTGGAGCCTGGAGTCGATGGAGCGACTGTCGGGCCTCGTCCGGGCCCTGGCATCCACCATCATCCGCCCGCGGGAAGACGACGCAGCACCCGACGACCCTCGCTGA
- a CDS encoding MDR family MFS transporter: MSKTPSVAGEKPAMSHRQVLEALSGLILGMFVSMLASTVVSSSLPVIVHDLKGNQTAYTWVVTSTLLATAIATPIWGKLADLFNRKFLYQLAIVIFVLATAVAGFSQDTNMLIAARTVQGLGAGGLAALSQVIMADILSPRERGKYMGLFGAVMAVSTVGGPLLGGVLTDTLSWRWNFYVSLPVAVIALIIVQKTLHLSANKRRKVSIDYVGIVLLAAASALIMIWVSNAGTDTTGDWWTNNAWWSFTTVWMVGGAILATVLFIIFELRSKEPLVPLTMFRNRTFTLAVIASISTGIAMFGASVFLSQYMQLARGATPTQAGLMTIPMIAGLLLASVFIGMLISRYGHWKPYLLLGAVLLIAGSYTLSTIHYDTNFVLVSVYMFLLGAGVGMTMQNLVLVVQNTCRPEELGVASSGVTFFRTLGGTIGVSVMGAALSTKVIQLMGDNKENLITAIMSLGDKAQYWQQQLTSGTLPQVSTMPHALRIIIEDIYAQGISHSFLIAVPFAVLSLLAIVFVPNKPLTRMTNVERMEAGEADLATVSVSEGMDALSATGSVTTVTGGDVPTRRSARSEES, translated from the coding sequence ATGTCCAAAACTCCCTCTGTCGCCGGCGAGAAGCCGGCCATGTCACACCGGCAGGTACTCGAGGCGCTGTCCGGCCTCATCCTGGGCATGTTCGTGTCGATGCTCGCGTCGACCGTCGTGTCCAGCTCGCTTCCGGTCATCGTCCATGACCTCAAGGGCAACCAGACCGCCTACACCTGGGTGGTCACCTCCACGCTTCTGGCAACGGCCATCGCCACCCCGATCTGGGGCAAGCTGGCCGACCTCTTCAACCGCAAGTTCCTCTATCAGCTTGCGATCGTGATCTTCGTGCTCGCGACGGCCGTCGCCGGGTTCTCGCAAGACACCAACATGCTCATCGCCGCGCGCACCGTGCAGGGTCTCGGCGCCGGCGGCCTCGCCGCCCTCAGCCAGGTCATCATGGCCGACATCCTCAGCCCGCGCGAGCGCGGCAAGTACATGGGCCTGTTCGGCGCCGTGATGGCGGTCTCGACCGTCGGCGGCCCGCTGCTCGGCGGCGTGCTGACCGACACCCTGAGCTGGCGCTGGAACTTCTACGTCTCCCTTCCGGTCGCCGTGATCGCACTGATCATCGTTCAGAAGACACTGCATCTGTCGGCCAACAAACGCCGCAAGGTCTCGATCGACTACGTCGGCATCGTGCTGTTGGCCGCGGCATCCGCCCTCATCATGATCTGGGTGAGCAATGCCGGCACCGACACCACGGGCGACTGGTGGACCAACAACGCCTGGTGGAGCTTCACGACCGTCTGGATGGTCGGTGGCGCCATCCTGGCCACGGTGCTGTTCATCATCTTCGAGCTGCGCTCCAAGGAGCCGCTGGTCCCCCTCACGATGTTCCGCAACCGCACCTTCACCCTCGCGGTCATCGCCTCGATCTCCACGGGCATCGCCATGTTCGGCGCCTCGGTGTTCCTCAGCCAGTACATGCAGCTGGCGCGCGGGGCCACGCCGACCCAGGCGGGCCTGATGACGATCCCGATGATCGCCGGTCTGCTGCTGGCGTCTGTGTTCATCGGGATGCTGATCTCGCGGTACGGGCACTGGAAGCCGTACCTGCTGCTCGGCGCTGTGCTGCTGATCGCCGGCTCATACACACTGTCGACCATCCACTACGACACGAACTTCGTGCTGGTCTCGGTGTACATGTTCCTGCTCGGCGCGGGCGTGGGCATGACGATGCAGAACCTCGTGCTCGTCGTGCAGAACACCTGCAGGCCCGAAGAGCTCGGCGTCGCCAGCTCGGGCGTCACGTTCTTCCGCACCTTGGGTGGAACGATCGGCGTCTCGGTCATGGGCGCTGCCCTGTCGACCAAGGTCATCCAGCTCATGGGCGACAACAAGGAGAACCTGATCACGGCGATCATGAGCCTGGGCGACAAGGCGCAGTACTGGCAGCAGCAGCTGACCAGCGGGACGCTCCCCCAGGTCTCGACGATGCCGCACGCGCTGCGCATCATCATCGAGGACATCTACGCGCAGGGCATCTCGCACTCGTTCCTGATCGCTGTTCCGTTCGCGGTGCTGAGCCTGCTGGCGATCGTGTTCGTCCCGAACAAGCCGCTCACGCGCATGACCAACGTCGAGCGCATGGAGGCCGGCGAGGCCGACCTGGCCACCGTTTCGGTCTCCGAGGGCATGGACGCGCTGTCGGCCACCGGCAGCGTCACGACCGTGACCGGCGGGGATGTCCCCACCCGACGCTCTGCGAGGTCTGAGGAATCATGA
- a CDS encoding YqaJ viral recombinase family protein, whose product MTPELEARIVADSRDRVAWLRARSRGITATDVAHLTSERAITRAAQTKLRGSGFTGNVYTEHGRRREPEIAAWVAATHGIQPSSALFRALVEPRHLATPDGIMQDADGRITLAEIKTTNKAWRSIPRSYLRQVWWQQHVLGAERTLVTWEQHVDFVPVGDEPKCAWVDRDETEIGKLVRLATALIDELYRVTHPSPSREVHRALALAD is encoded by the coding sequence GTGACCCCCGAGCTCGAAGCACGCATCGTCGCGGACTCCCGCGACCGGGTCGCGTGGCTGCGAGCCCGCTCGCGCGGCATCACCGCGACCGACGTCGCACATCTCACGAGCGAACGGGCCATCACCCGCGCGGCACAGACCAAGCTGCGCGGCAGCGGATTCACCGGCAACGTCTACACCGAGCACGGCCGCCGCCGCGAACCCGAGATCGCCGCGTGGGTCGCGGCGACCCACGGCATCCAGCCCTCCTCGGCGCTGTTCCGCGCCCTCGTCGAGCCGCGGCATCTGGCCACCCCAGACGGGATCATGCAGGATGCCGACGGACGCATCACCCTTGCCGAGATCAAGACCACCAACAAGGCGTGGCGCAGCATCCCCCGCTCGTATCTGCGACAGGTGTGGTGGCAGCAGCACGTGCTCGGCGCCGAGCGCACCCTCGTCACCTGGGAGCAGCACGTCGACTTCGTGCCGGTCGGCGACGAGCCGAAATGCGCGTGGGTCGACCGCGACGAGACCGAGATCGGCAAGCTCGTGAGGCTCGCCACCGCCCTCATCGACGAGCTGTACCGGGTGACACATCCTTCCCCCTCACGAGAAGTGCATCGAGCCCTCGCGCTGGCCGACTGA
- a CDS encoding 4a-hydroxytetrahydrobiopterin dehydratase: protein MDTITFEQFRAGGGVDDWQAEGDGARVRFATGDFATGARLFATIAELAETANHHPDVEVTYPAVTVRLVSHDAGGLTAKDADLAAAISRAARELGVDAAG, encoded by the coding sequence ATGGACACCATCACGTTCGAACAGTTCCGTGCCGGCGGCGGCGTCGACGATTGGCAGGCAGAAGGCGACGGGGCGCGCGTGCGCTTCGCCACCGGCGACTTCGCGACGGGTGCGCGCCTGTTCGCCACGATCGCCGAGCTGGCCGAGACCGCCAATCACCACCCCGATGTGGAGGTCACCTATCCCGCTGTCACGGTCCGGCTCGTCAGCCACGATGCCGGCGGTCTCACCGCGAAGGACGCCGATCTGGCGGCGGCGATCTCGCGCGCGGCGCGCGAATTGGGGGTGGATGCCGCGGGGTGA
- the rplJ gene encoding 50S ribosomal protein L10, with protein sequence MAQKDQAVAELTKNFEDSTAVLLTEYRGLTVAELKELRNSIRQDAEYAVVKNTLTKIAANKAGISTLDDDLKGPSAIAFVHGDPVTVAKGLRDFAKAHPLLVVKGGFFDGAPLTPEEVTKLADLESREVLLAKLAGAFKASLFQAAYLFNAPLSKAVRTVDALREKQESAA encoded by the coding sequence ATGGCGCAGAAGGACCAGGCGGTCGCCGAGCTCACGAAGAACTTCGAGGACTCGACTGCCGTTCTGCTCACCGAGTACCGCGGTCTGACGGTTGCAGAGCTCAAGGAGCTCCGCAACAGCATCCGTCAGGACGCGGAGTACGCCGTGGTGAAGAACACGCTGACCAAGATCGCTGCCAACAAGGCAGGGATCTCGACGCTGGACGACGACCTCAAGGGTCCGTCGGCCATCGCGTTCGTGCACGGTGACCCGGTCACCGTCGCGAAGGGCCTGCGCGACTTCGCCAAGGCACACCCTCTGCTGGTCGTCAAGGGCGGTTTCTTCGACGGAGCCCCCCTGACCCCGGAAGAGGTCACCAAGCTCGCCGACCTCGAGAGCCGTGAAGTCCTGCTGGCGAAGCTCGCCGGCGCCTTCAAGGCCTCGCTGTTCCAGGCGGCATATCTCTTCAATGCGCCGCTGTCGAAGGCCGTTCGCACGGTCGACGCGCTGCGCGAGAAGCAGGAGTCCGCTGCCTGA
- the rplL gene encoding 50S ribosomal protein L7/L12: protein MAKLSTDELLDAFKELSLIELSEFVKKFEETFEVTAAAPVAVAAAAPGGAAPAEEAEEKDSFDVILESVGDKKIQVIKVVRELTSLGLGDAKAVVDGAPKPVLEGANKETAEKAKASLEEAGATVTLK, encoded by the coding sequence ATGGCAAAGCTCAGCACTGACGAGCTGCTCGACGCCTTCAAGGAGCTCTCGCTCATCGAGCTCAGCGAGTTCGTCAAGAAGTTCGAGGAGACCTTCGAGGTCACCGCCGCCGCTCCGGTCGCCGTGGCCGCTGCCGCGCCCGGTGGCGCAGCCCCGGCCGAAGAGGCCGAGGAGAAGGACTCGTTCGACGTCATCCTCGAGTCGGTCGGCGACAAGAAGATCCAGGTCATCAAGGTCGTCCGCGAGCTCACCTCGCTCGGCCTCGGCGACGCGAAGGCTGTCGTCGACGGCGCGCCCAAGCCGGTTCTGGAGGGCGCCAACAAGGAGACCGCCGAGAAGGCCAAGGCTTCCCTCGAAGAGGCCGGCGCCACCGTCACCCTCAAGTGA